In Lutra lutra chromosome 5, mLutLut1.2, whole genome shotgun sequence, a single genomic region encodes these proteins:
- the RPS23 gene encoding 40S ribosomal protein S23, protein MGKCRGLRTARKLRSHRRDQKWHDKQYKKAHLGTALKANPFGGASHAKGIVLEKVGVEAKQPNSAIRKCVRVQLIKNGKKITAFVPNDGCLNFIEENDEVLVAGFGRKGHAVGDIPGVRFKVVKVANVSLLALYKGKKERPRS, encoded by the exons ATGG GCAAGTGTCGCGGTCTCCGTACTGCCAGGAAGCTCCGCAGCCACCGACGAGATCAGAAGTGGCATGATAAACAGTACAAGAAAGCCCATTTGGGCACAGCCCTGAAGGCCAACCCTTTTGGAGGCGCTTCCCATGCAAAAGGAATTGTGCTGGAAAAAGT AGGGGTTGAAGCCAAGCAGCCAAATTCTGCCATCAGGAAGTGTGTCAGGGTCCAGCTGATCAAGAATGGCAAGAAAATCACAGCCTTTGTACCCAATGATGGTTGTTTGAATTTTATTGAG GAAAATGATGAAGTTCTGGTTGCTGGATTTGGTCGCAAAGGTCATGCTGTCGGTGACATTCCTGGAGTTCGCTTTAAGGTTGTCAAAGTAGCCAATGTCTCTCTTTTGGCCTTGTacaaaggcaagaaggaaagacCAAGGTCATAA